In the genome of Elusimicrobiota bacterium, the window GGCCTTTTTCCGCTTAAAGGCACAAAATATAACCTTGTCGCTTCAACGGACGGTGTAGGCACTAAACTAAAACTGGCTTTTCTTCTTAATAAACACGATACAGTAGGTATTGATTTAGTGGCAATGAATGTAAATGATTTAATCTGCTGCGGCGCAAAACCTCTTTTTTTTCTGGATTATTTTGCCTGCGGCAAACTGGACGTAAATCTCACCCAAAAAGTGATAAATGGGATAAACAGGGGATGTGAAATTTCAGGATGCGCATTAATCGGCGGTGAAACTGCAGAAATGCCGGGATTTTATAAAAATAATGAGTATGATTTGGCCGGTTTTGCGGTAGGAGTAATTGAAAAAGGAAAGGAAATAACCGGAAAAAAAATAAAATACGGAGACGTTATTATAGGGCTTCCTTCTTCCGGGCCCCATTCAAACGGCTATTCCTTAATAAGAAAAGTTTTTAATGAGAAAGAACTTAAAAAATATTCTAAAGAACTTCTTGCTCCTACCCGTATTTATGTAAAAGAAATTTTGTCTTTGCTTCGAACTGAGCCTGCCCGCCAACGTCTCAGTGGCGGGAACTCCGAACTCCGAACTGCAATTCACGGGATAGCGCACATAACCGGCGGGAGCTTTTACGATAAAATAGAACGCATTCTTCCCAATAACTGCAAGGCAATAATAAATAAAAGTTTTTGGGAAGTACCAAAAATATTTAAATTAATAAAGGAAAAAGGGAAAGTTCCTGAAAAAGATATTTACAGGACACTGAATATGGGGATAGGGATGATTTTAATAGTAAAATATGAT includes:
- the purM gene encoding phosphoribosylformylglycinamidine cyclo-ligase, which translates into the protein MTYKKSGVNIDAGNELVRRIKKKLPKIGGFGGLFPLKGTKYNLVASTDGVGTKLKLAFLLNKHDTVGIDLVAMNVNDLICCGAKPLFFLDYFACGKLDVNLTQKVINGINRGCEISGCALIGGETAEMPGFYKNNEYDLAGFAVGVIEKGKEITGKKIKYGDVIIGLPSSGPHSNGYSLIRKVFNEKELKKYSKELLAPTRIYVKEILSLLRTEPARQRLSGGNSELRTAIHGIAHITGGSFYDKIERILPNNCKAIINKSFWEVPKIFKLIKEKGKVPEKDIYRTLNMGIGMILIVKYDQAYKIKNYLKGSRIIGYIQKGHRGVTII